One region of Cydia pomonella isolate Wapato2018A chromosome 9, ilCydPomo1, whole genome shotgun sequence genomic DNA includes:
- the LOC133521217 gene encoding golgin subfamily A member 6-like protein 22 has product MDGNNEDFVEEILQENQNTESEAAEYKHISNLTNNTSQEIGKNCLGESSDKHSATAVWTTSATLTLLKLYEANIEMVETPKKKTRLWVAISDNLKSYNIEMTPDQVRWKINALTKKYKQAVDSGQKRFKYFKEMNNIFGQCEDEEDTINLEHVRHKKIFRKNHLNMSLSEPSHMRGNYESKATIELRKIRLANRIEADRSQSKINLERQWLEYLNRQEEQRQWREEMFERSLKLRERELELRRKELEMKEAFELKKLQLKEREQEELLKIERDKCNILSKMVEKRRLQNVQQ; this is encoded by the exons ATGGACGGAAATAACGAGGACTTTGTTGAAGAAATACTACAGGAAA ATCAAAACACGGAATCAGAAGCAGCAGAATACAAACATATATCTAATTTAACAAATAATACAAGCCAGGAAATAGGAAAGAATTGCTTAGGCGAAAGTTCGGATAAACACA GCGCAACTGCTGTTTGGACTACCAGTGCCACTTTGACACTCTTAAAACTATATGAAGCAAATATTGAAATGGTTGAAACTCCTAAAAAGAAAACTAGATTATGGGTTGCTATATCCGATAACTTAAAAAGCTATAACATAGAG ATGACTCCAGACCAGGTTCGGTGGAAAATAAATgcacttacaaaaaaatataaacaggcgGTAGATAGTGGGCAAAAAAggtttaagtattttaaagaaatgaataatatttttggcCAATGTGAAGATGAAGAAGATACTATAAACTTGGAACATGTCCGACATAAAAAGATTTTTCGGAAAAATCATCTCAATATGTCCCTGAGTGAACCAAGTCATATGAGGGGTAATTATGAGAGTAAAGCTACAATTGAACTTCGGAAGATAAGATTGGCCAATCGCATTGAAGCTGACAGATCCCAAAGCAAAATAAATTTGGAAAGACAATGGTTGGAATATCTCAACAGACAAGAAGAACAAAGACAATGGAGGGAAGAAATGTTTGAAAGGAGTTTAAAATTGAGAGAAAGAGAGTTAGAGTTAAGAAGAAAAGAATTGGAAATGAAAGAAGCTTTTGAATTGAAAAAACTGCAACTAAAAGAAAGGGAGCAAGAGGAACTGCTGAAAATTGAAAGGGATAAATGCAACATATTAAGTAAAATGGTGGAAAAACGAAGATTGCAAAATGTACAACAGTAA
- the LOC133521214 gene encoding WD repeat-containing protein 46 yields the protein MKPKAMKPDNMQPKLKENSMIQKPKAKKKRYFEIDANVKNVNDASEKAGGQKEEVYNVKVNKRLMFQLKHKQKNQEEYANAQRNKPVSNKPVKNRKKKYPGKAPVNPQKLEQHSRGEGVGKGVRHPLHAHKLKKKEKIYNYAQEQAARAEILLTEEQGYVEVEDDGKTTAITQDLIRDSVDITAATKIFDLNMDFGPYRMKYTRNGRHLLLGGKKGHLAAFDWVTKKLHCEINVMESIHDVSWLHVETMIAVAQKEWLYIYDNNGIELHCVKRMDKILRMEFLPYHFLLAGVNEFGFMTWLDVSIGEIVGHYHNHLGRTSVMTQNPYNGTLCIGNSQGVVSLWSPTVKDPLAKILCHKSPLTAIAVDNRGMYMATSGVDRSLKIYDIRNLDGPVQHYKLRSAPVDLTFSQKDMLAVGLDNVVEVYNNCCTQTTVKPYMRHRMAKNICNFKFCPYEDVLGIGTTKGFTSIIIPGSGEPNFDALESNPFQTKKQRKEAEVKALLEKIPPELITLNPFEVAEVDVPTMKEQMEAKKKLLYVKPKKVDLTPRRKNKGKTNIARKKIIKEASRKKYIEEAIEVQKALETPVQPTKPKISYGVLDRFVSNPKKSKNKK from the exons ATGAAACCCAAGGCTATGAAGCCTGATAATATGCAGCCAAAACTGAAGGAAAACTCAATGATACAGAAACCGAAAGCAAAGAAG AAAAGATACTTTGAAATAGATGCAAATGTCAAGAATGTGAATGATGCTAGTGAAAAAGCTGGGGGTCAAAAGGAAGAAGTGTATAATGTTAAAGTCAACAAGCGATTGATGTTCCAACTAAAGCATAAACAG aaaaatcAAGAAGAATATGCTAATGCACAGCGCAACAAGCCAGTTTCAAATAAACctgttaaaaatagaaaaaagaagtATCCTGGTAAAGCTCCAGTGAACCCCCAGAAGTTAGAGCAGCACTCCCGTGGCGAGGGGGTGGGCAAGGGTGTAAGGCATCCATTGCATGCTCACAAACTGAAAAAGAAGGAGAAGATATATAATTATGCTCAAGAACAGGCAGCCAGGGCAGAAATATTGTTGACTGAGGAGCAAGG TTATGTTGAAGTAGAGGATGATGGCAAAACTACAGCAATAACACAAGACCTGATCAGAGACAGTGTAGACATCACAGCAGCAACCAAGATATTCGACCTAAACATGGACTTTGGTCCGTACAGAATGAAATACACTCGCAATGGGAGGCATCTACTGTTAGGTGGTAAGAAAGGACATTTGGCAGCTTTTGACTGGGTCACCAAGAAATTACATTGTGAAATCAATGTTATGGAATCCATACATGATGTGAG TTGGTTGCACGTAGAAACAATGATAGCTGTAGCCCAGAAGGAGTGGTTATATATTTATGACAACAACGGCATTGAACTTCACTGTGTTAAAAGAATGGACAAGATATTGAGGATGGAGTTTCTGCCATACCACTTCCTCTTGGCTGGTgtt AATGAATTCGGATTCATGACGTGGCTGGACGTTTCCATAGGAGAGATCGTAGGCCACTACCACAACCATCTAGGACGGACCTCGGTCATGACCCAGAACCCCTACAACGGCACTCTGTGTATAGGCAACTCGCAGGGAGTCGTGTCGCTTTGGTCGCCGACGGTGAAAGATCCTTTGGCGAAGATACTGTGCCATAAGTCGCCGTTGACGGCCATAGCTGTGGATAACAGAGGGAT GTACATGGCCACATCAGGCGTAGACCGTAGCCTGAAGATATACGACATCCGAAACCTGGACGGGCCCGTCCAGCATTACAAGCTCAGAAGCGCCCCCGTCGACCTCACGTTCTCACAGAAAGACATGCTGGCGGTGGGGTTGGATAATGTCGTCGAAGTATACAA cAACTGCTGCACACAAACCACAGTGAAACCGTACATGAGACACAGGATGGCGAAGAATATTTGCAATTTCAAGTTCTGCCCGTATGAAGACGTGCTGGGAATTGGGACGACCAAAGGGTTCACAAGCATTATCATACCTG GCAGCGGAGAGCCGAACTTCGACGCCCTAGAAAGCAATCCGTTCCAGACCAAGAAGCAGCGCAAGGAGGCCGAAGTGAAGGCCCTCCTCGAGAAGATACCGCCCGAGCTCATCACGCTCAATCCCTTCGAGGTGGCCGAGGTCGACGTGCCCACCATGAAGGAACAGATGGAAGCTAAGAAGAAACTACTG TATGTAAAACCTAAAAAGGTCGACTTAACTCCTCGACGCAAGAACAAAGGTAAAACGAATATTGCAAGAAAGAAGATCATCAAGGAAGCATCAAGAAAG AAATATATTGAGGAAGCAATAGAAGTGCAAAAAGCCTTGGAAACACCAGTGCAGCCAACCAAACCGAAAATATCATATGGTGTTCTTGATAGATTTGTATCCAATCCTAAGAAATCtaagaataagaaataa
- the LOC133521218 gene encoding transcription factor E2F4-like — MTDLIYKRYEKSLGLLTTRFVSLLQKAKDGVLDLKIATDLLAVRQKRRIYDITNVLEGIGLIEKRSKNSIQWKGAGPDGNPSDIGEKVMRLRRQLGRLEEHEELLDKQIHWIEQSIKNVLEDIDNEPLVYVRKNDIEQCYEESQVLVLEAPIGASLAVASAPGKGREQQFILHVKSVDPVGVILLCDSDKEKEIEDVTMQDGEVQDITDNFFHSLDSDDYLLRLSPPVTKQDFSFSLRDSEGLCDLFDIPC; from the exons ATGACCGACTTAATTTACAAACGTTATGAAAAATCTTTAGGTCTTCTTACGACGCGATTCGTTTCATTATTACAAAAAGCCAAGGATGGTGTTCTGGACTTAAAAATC GCTACCGATTTATTGGCTGTAAGACAAAAGCGACGGATATATGATATAACGAACGTATTAGAAGGTATTGGATTGATAGAAAAACGAAGTAAAAACAGCATACAATGGAA GGGAGCAGGTCCGGATGGAAATCCTTCAGACATTGGAGAGAAAGTTATGCGGCTGCGGAGACAGCTTGGAAGGCTAGAGGAACATGAAGAATTGCTTGACAA ACAAATACATTGGATAGAGCAgagtattaaaaatgtattagaaGATATTGACAATGAGCCTCTTGTTTATGTGAGAAAAAATGACATTGAGCAGTGCTATGAAGAGAGCCAGGTGCTTGTTTTGGAGGCACCTATTGGCGCCAGCTTGGCTGTGGCATCTGCTCCgggaaag GGCAGAGAGCAGCAATTCATTCTACACGTCAAATCTGTGGATCCAGTTGGCGTAATCTTGTTATGTGACTCGGATAAAGAAAAG gagattgaagatgtAACCATGCAGGACGGTGAGGTTCAAGATATTACAGACAACTTTTTTCATTCCCTTGATAGTGATG ATTATTTACTGCGATTGAGTCCTCCGGTGACCAAGCAAGACTTTTCGTTCTCCTTGCGGGATTCCGAAGGGTTATGTGATCTCTTTGATATTCCTTGTTAA